The Pseudomonas oryzicola genomic sequence CATTGCAGTAAAAAGCCCAACATGATCAGCACGAAGCCGACGTACTGCGGATGACGGACCCGTGCATAAGGCCCCTCGAGTGCAAGTTGTCCACGTGCCTGGGCTTTGTAGAGTACCCGCCAGGCAGCCGCCAGTAACCAGAAGCCCCCAGCGATCAGAAAGTTGCTGATGACGTGGAACAGCCCCCAATGCGGGTTGACCTTCCAGCCCAGAATTGTTTCGAGCAAATGCCCAGCATCGTGCGAGAGGAAATCGATGCCGGGGAAGTTGCGGGTGAGCCAGGGCATCAGCAGATAGAGGGTCAGCGGGAAACCGTACATCTCGCTGAACAGTGCCACCAGGAATGCTGAAAACATTCCGAAGGAGCGCCAATCTCGGCTTGTTTTCGGCCGGGCGAAGCTGAAGGCGAACAAGATGAACACCAGCGAATTGATGATGACAAGCGACCACAGGCCGTAGGCCGGCTCGTTATGGTTCATGGCAGGTGCTCCTCTTTGTCGCACATTCACTTTTTAACTGGCATGTCCATCATGGATGACTGCTGCTCCATCATCTGCATCATCATGTCCATCATGCCCATGCCTGAACCGCCCTTGGCTCCAGGCATGCCCATACAATCCATTGCGCTCTTGTCCTTGTTCATCATGGCCATGCTGTCCTTCATCACCTTCATGCCTTCCTGCATGGCAGCGTGACGTTCGGCGGGCGTCCTGGCCGCTGACGCTTTGTCGTGTGCCGCCTGCATTTTCTGCATCTGCTCGTTCATCGCTTTGGTCATGGCGGTCGACGCGGGGGCGGTGTTCTTGGCTGAGTCGGCGGGGGCAGCGTCCGGGTGATGCGCATCTTCGGCAGAGGCGATGAGGGTGCAACCAGCCAGGATTGCAGCCAGAACGAATTTGGGATGCGTTTGCATGGTGAACTCCAGGGGTCGTCAGAAGTGAGCATGGCTAGATAGCTGAGCGGCGCAGCAGGACAGAGCAATCAGTGCTCTACCGATACGAAGTGAGATCTAATCGTTGAGGCGGGCAAAAATCAGGCGGGCAGGGCGTTTTGAGGGTGCAGGGTGCTTAAGCGCAATAGCGGCCAGGGAGGACCTTTCCGCAGGGCTGAGCACGATTACGAGTGCCGAAGTTAACAGCAAAAGAATGGGCCAATGGAGAGGATCCAACGCCTGGATCATCTGTGCTGCAGGTCTTATTGCTGCTGCAGCGTCCTCGCAGTTTTGAAGGCAACCATTGGCGTGAAGATCATGCTCATGACCCACATGCAGCTCGGCATGGTGAGAAGCAGTGATATCGTGATTCGGTTGTACCAGACAACCATGGATCGTCATCACGGTCAAAGCTAGCACCCATGCCGTGAGTGCCAGGTACAAGCTGCTTTGGCGGTGCCGACGGAACCAGTACATGAGGTATGACCTCGACTAAGCAAGTCGTATTGGTTTCAATCTAGCTGGCAAAGCAAAGGCGCATTTGATCAAAGTCAAATTCCTTGAATGGCAGCATCAATGACGACCCGAGGCCGCTGGGCGTATACCTTACAGAATTGGCGAAATCAGCCGCGCAATCCGCATCCCCAGTTGCTGTAGGCGATGGGTATCACGGCTGTCTTCCGCCGTTATTTCCCGGGCCTGTTCAAAGTCATTGATCAACATGTTCTCGACCTGGTCGGCGAAGCTGCGGTCGACTGTCAGCAGGGTGATTTCGAAGTTCAGGCGGAATGAACGATTGTCCAGGTTGGCACTGCCGATGGCGCTGATATCGTCATCCACCAGTACCACTTTCTGATGCAGGAAGCCGGGTTGGTAGCGGAACATGCGCACTCCCGCACGTACCGCTTCGAAGGCAAACAGGCTGGAAGCGGCATAGACGATACGGTGGTCAGGGCGTGACGGTATCAGCACGCGTACATCGACCCCACGCAGTACCGCCAGGCGCAACGCGGCGAATACCGCCTCATCGGGGATGAAGTACGGGCTGGTGATCCACACTCGCCGGGTAGCGGAATGGATTGCTTCGATGAAGAACAGCGAGCAGGTTTCCTGTGGGTCGGCCGGGCCGCTTGCCAAGGCTTGGCACAGTACGCCGTTCTCCGGGTAGGCGTCAGGCAGGATCAGCGGCGGCAACTGGCGTGTGGCCCAATACCAATCCTCGGCGAATGACTCTTGCAGGCATGCCAGCACCGGCCCGGTGATCTGCACATGGGTATCGCGCCACGGTGAGAGCTGCGGATGTGCGCCCAGATATTCGTCGCCCACATTGTGGCCGCCGACGAAACCGAGCAGGCCATCCACCACGACAATCTTGCGGTGGTTACGAAAGTTCACCTGGAAGCGGTTGAACCAGCCGCGGCGAGTGGCGAACGCATGGATCTGCACGCCGCCGTCACGCAGGACCTGGCTGTAGCTGGCCGGCAAGGCGTGGCTGCCGACGCGGTCGTACAGCACGAATACCTGCACGCCTTCGGCAGCCTTGCGCAGCAGCAGTTGTTGTAGCGCTTTGCCAAGGCTGTCGTCATGGATGATGAAGAACTGGAGCAACACCACTTCACGGGCATTTTCGATGGCAGCGAAGATGGCATCGAACGTGGCTTTCCCGTCGATCAGCAGTTTCACCTGGTTGTTGGCCAGGCAAGGCATGCGGCCAAGCTTTGGCATTGCACGCAAGGAGGCGTAGCTTTCCGACTCGCGGGCGGTGAGGGCTTCTTCTACCCATGGCCGCCAGTTGAGGTTGGCCATGGCAACGTGCATTTCCTGGTTGGCCTGGCGCCTGGCCTTGATGTAGGCATAGAACGAGCGCGCACCGAAGACGAGGTAAGGGATCAAGGTGAGGTAGGGAATGAAAAACAATGGCATGGCCCAGGCAATTGCACCTTGGGCAGTGCGCACGGTGAACAGCGCATGCAGTGCCGCGACGATACCCAGCAGGTGGATCAGGCCGAGTAGGTAACCAAAGAAGTAGGGGCTGTGGTAATCCATATGCATCCTGCTTGCCGAGTACACCTGAATAACAGAACACGTTCCCGCTCTGCCTTGCAACCGGAAGGTGGATTTGGCGTCTAAGGCTCAGCCCGGCCCGGTTGGCCGGCTTTTTCCAGGAGCGTTCGTCCATGAAGATTCGTCTGCCACTGTTGGCGTTGGCCCTAGGTATGAGCAGCCCGCTGGTGCATGCTCAGATGCTGCAGCCAGGTTTATGGGAGCTGACCACCAGCAACATGCAGGTCGATGGCAAGCCGTTACCCGACATGGAGTTCATGCTCGGCCAGTTGAAGAACCTGCCGCCGGAACAGCGCGCGATGATGGAAGGTGTGCTGGCCAAGCAGGGGGTGACTGTAGGTGGTAAGGGGGTGCGTTCTTGCTTGACGCCAGAGCAAGTGGCAACCAACGATATCCCGCTGCAGGACCCCAAGTCAGGTTGCACCCAGAAGATCACCGACCGCACCGGCAATGTGTGGAAGTTCCAGTTCAGTTGCCCGCGCGCACAAGGCAGTGGCCAGGCGACCTTCCTTAGCGATCGGGAATTCACTACGCAGGTGAACGGCACGTTCAACGCTTCGGGTGTGCAGCAGCAAGGCAGCATGAACACCCGTGCCGTGTGGTTGGGTAGTGACTGCGGTTCGGTCAGGCCGCGTAGCTGAGATCCCACTGCCATTGGCTGCACGCGACAGCATCGTGGGCATGCAGGCTCTCTGCATGTTCCACGCGCAGTTTGAAGGCCGTGCTCCATTCAACTTGTCGCAACGCCTTATGCAAACGTCGAGCGGCGTCTTCGCAGAACATCAGGTTCTGGCCATTGGCCAAAGCGAAGGCTTGTTCGTCGGCGCGCTTGACGGCGGTCTGAACCGCAGTCCCCAAGCTCGCCTCCACGCGATCGATCAGCTCGGTGATCGGCAACTGCTGCTGATTGCTGTGTAGCCTCACTTGGACATGCGCGTTACTGCGTTGGCTATGGGGTGTCGCGACGATGCCGTCGGCGCTACCAAGCCACTGCAACACAGCCGCCTTGTCGACTTGGTCGGTGCTGAAATCCGCCTGGAACTGATGCTGAATCAGTTGTCGTGCGAGCGCAGCCGAGCACGGGCAGGTCGATGAGTAAGGAACGCAGACGAATAGTTCCACGTGGAACATTTCTTTCTCAATCTTCGCATCGACCGTTACGTCATAGCTTTTCCAGCCGTGCAAGGGGCTGACCAGAGCGGGCCGTTTCAGCAGATGTTCAAAGCGCAAGCGCAGATAGGCCGAGGCAGAAAGCCC encodes the following:
- the folE2 gene encoding GTP cyclohydrolase FolE2, translated to MTQLKLPDIAAQTQEYTLPLNWVGMCGIAVPIWFEGRSAAATVDAGVSLIDGSSRGIHMSRLYLALEKLEHQPLAPHAIRQLLSDFLDSHEGLSASAYLRLRFEHLLKRPALVSPLHGWKSYDVTVDAKIEKEMFHVELFVCVPYSSTCPCSAALARQLIQHQFQADFSTDQVDKAAVLQWLGSADGIVATPHSQRSNAHVQVRLHSNQQQLPITELIDRVEASLGTAVQTAVKRADEQAFALANGQNLMFCEDAARRLHKALRQVEWSTAFKLRVEHAESLHAHDAVACSQWQWDLSYAA
- the cls gene encoding cardiolipin synthase; the encoded protein is MDYHSPYFFGYLLGLIHLLGIVAALHALFTVRTAQGAIAWAMPLFFIPYLTLIPYLVFGARSFYAYIKARRQANQEMHVAMANLNWRPWVEEALTARESESYASLRAMPKLGRMPCLANNQVKLLIDGKATFDAIFAAIENAREVVLLQFFIIHDDSLGKALQQLLLRKAAEGVQVFVLYDRVGSHALPASYSQVLRDGGVQIHAFATRRGWFNRFQVNFRNHRKIVVVDGLLGFVGGHNVGDEYLGAHPQLSPWRDTHVQITGPVLACLQESFAEDWYWATRQLPPLILPDAYPENGVLCQALASGPADPQETCSLFFIEAIHSATRRVWITSPYFIPDEAVFAALRLAVLRGVDVRVLIPSRPDHRIVYAASSLFAFEAVRAGVRMFRYQPGFLHQKVVLVDDDISAIGSANLDNRSFRLNFEITLLTVDRSFADQVENMLINDFEQAREITAEDSRDTHRLQQLGMRIARLISPIL
- a CDS encoding methyltransferase family protein encodes the protein MNHNEPAYGLWSLVIINSLVFILFAFSFARPKTSRDWRSFGMFSAFLVALFSEMYGFPLTLYLLMPWLTRNFPGIDFLSHDAGHLLETILGWKVNPHWGLFHVISNFLIAGGFWLLAAAWRVLYKAQARGQLALEGPYARVRHPQYVGFVLIMLGFLLQWPTLITLLMFPILLLVYMKLAKREERELLAHFGDAYRVYCAKTPAFLPWLARRSLDIPTDAPPSSGKPS
- a CDS encoding DUF3617 domain-containing protein — translated: MKIRLPLLALALGMSSPLVHAQMLQPGLWELTTSNMQVDGKPLPDMEFMLGQLKNLPPEQRAMMEGVLAKQGVTVGGKGVRSCLTPEQVATNDIPLQDPKSGCTQKITDRTGNVWKFQFSCPRAQGSGQATFLSDREFTTQVNGTFNASGVQQQGSMNTRAVWLGSDCGSVRPRS